A single region of the Eremothecium gossypii ATCC 10895 chromosome V, complete sequence genome encodes:
- the BSP1 gene encoding Bsp1p (Syntenic homolog of Saccharomyces cerevisiae YPR171W (BSP1)), whose amino-acid sequence MPGIRDTPGRDPDLDVYLSRVEQLDLERSRSLNRGTASVPEERFTSTIGTERYDPADRKKAHLLLEGHYDTRRYEFTGSDKVSEIAYESAYNYEKTFSPKKGSAYHTARGISPIRTPGRSSNYSIPPPKESYVSSEKKYLVTEEEYDLLQRLKREHGHMDYLSLKETYPPKYSGYYSGSSYGYDYIPRSSSPVNYEENRYPSMLSSIYNSEMPYNSRIKPHYESRSHGYYRPAPLYSTDYSHTLSERSLLVPTPSTATSSIFSRDHAPTLFDKQVTPQSPIAYGDKQPFPNTPPAEPNMTSFQAGSSPTDNILPSSGKEVDGTASNSPVESMSAAPGKAMNNSTPTLAGLSTPSPSESVSPIKQKPRASESGSPIKKEPQESSSQVPKKRISVSYLESLEKSRVTTNNLSGGVRSQPNIIPGRSEGMISSMMKKNSGTPVQPRTPSMSLASLRKGSENVVSSFLKKTAPMQPAPSTRPQRSPTRTTRDITETLIESALKITGTPTKQSRCGAPPIPVKPKKLTQIPKVEEEPDLEDTLKSIQLNKTDATREKSKLSEQKGEIHIPKLRSVKRDSSQLPEQKISLPELKPVKLEPKREPSLPEALNAINNLKPALEPSRSPSPNSVAISKLPALAPHSKVGNPTALPEALTKRSQLTKSHPSPERKPSIPEALTKMSMLNKPPAAAAKASDVPEALAKVAKLNKAPPVPKRKISMPEALKKAQELRNNKTNLLLEANLKRKHTPPLGQLSEAGSVPTPKAFPDRSDSTLSVVRLLKGEQSQGDKLQHVTKARDRGPRRRLPSGTSK is encoded by the coding sequence ATGCCAGGTATCAGGGACACTCCCGGTCGCGATCCTGATCTAGACGTTTATCTGTCACGGGTGGAGCAGCTCGACTTGGAGCGGAGTCGATCACTTAATAGGGGAACAGCCAGCGTTCCGGAGGAGCGATTTACGTCCACCATAGGTACAGAACGATACGATCCAGCTGATAGGAAAAAGGCACATTTGCTGCTAGAAGGACACTACGATACCAGGCGGTATGAGTTTACTGGATCTGACAAGGTTTCTGAGATCGCCTATGAGTCTGCGTACAATTATGAGAAAACATTTTCTCCAAAGAAAGGGAGTGCATATCATACCGCAAGAGGGATCAGTCCTATTCGGACACCTGGCCGGAGCTCCAATTACAGTATACCGCCTCCTAAAGAGAGCTATGTTTCTTCCGAAAAGAAGTATCTCGTTACCGAAGAAGAGTACGATTTACTGCAACGTCTAAAACGCGAACATGGCCACATGGATTACTTATCTTTGAAGGAAACCTATCCACCCAAGTATTCTGGTTATTATTCGGGCAGCTCGTACGGATATGACTACATTCCGAGGTCTAGTTCCCCTGTTAACTATGAGGAAAACAGATACCCCAGCATGCTTTCTTCAATTTATAATAGCGAAATGCCTTACAATTCGCGGATAAAACCTCATTATGAAAGCCGGAGCCACGGTTACTACAGGCCGGCTCCTCTCTACAGCACAGACTATTCTCATACTCTATCGGAGAGAAGTTTACTCGTACCTACGCCATCTACTGCGACAAGCTCGATTTTCTCTAGAGACCATGCCCCTACATTGTTTGACAAGCAAGTTACTCCACAATCACCCATTGCTTATGGGGACAAACAGCCGTTTCCAAACACCCCTCCTGCGGAACCAAATATGACGAGTTTTCAGGCAGGTTCGTCTCCGACTGACAACATTTTACCTTCCTCAGGGAAAGAAGTGGATGGCACGGCTAGTAATAGCCCAGTGGAAAGCATGAGCGCTGCGCCTGGAAAGGCCATGAACAACAGTACCCCAACATTAGCTGGACTAAGTACCCCATCACCATCAGAGTCTGTGTCACCAATAAAACAGAAGCCACGGGCATCAGAGTCTGGTTCGCCAATAAAAAAGGAGCCCCAAGAATCTTCATCTCAAGTGCCCAAAAAGAGAATATCCGTGTCATACCTCGAGTCCCTGGAAAAGAGTAGAGTAACTACAAATAATCTTTCTGGTGGTGTTAGATCTCAACCTAATATCATTCCCGGACGTTCTGAAGGAATGATATCATCAATGATGAAGAAGAACAGTGGCACTCCCGTTCAACCTCGCACACCTTCCATGTCTCTAGCATCTCTTAGGAAAGGTTCCGAGAATGTGGTATCATCATTCCTGAAGAAGACAGCACCCATGCAACCTGCCCCTAGCACGAGGCCACAGAGATCACCTACCAGGACTACTCGAGATATCACGGAAACTCTAATTGAGTCAGCTCTAAAGATCACTGGCACCCCAACCAAACAGTCAAGATGTGGCGCTCCACCTATTCCAGTTAAACCTAAGAAGCTGACCCAAATCCCGAAAGTTGAGGAGGAGCCGGACTTGGAAGATACATTGAAGAGCATCCAACTGAACAAAACAGATGCTACTAGAGAAAAGTCAAAGCTATCCGAACAGAAAGGCGAAATACATATTCCAAAACTTCGCTCAGTAAAACGTGACAGTTCGCAACTGCCTGAGCAGAAAATCAGCCTACCTGAATTAAAGCCTGTAAAACTAGAACCCAAACGAGAGCCATCTTTGCCCGAAGCGCTTAATGCTATTAATAACTTAAAACCTGCTCTCGAGCCATCGCGTTCTCCAAGTCCAAATTCGGTGGCAATTTCCAAGTTACCTGCACTGGCTCCTCATAGTAAGGTTGGAAACCCTACCGCACTACCTGAAGCACTGACCAAGAGGTCCCAATTGACCAAGTCGCATCCTTCTCCTGAAAGAAAGCCGTCCATTCCAGAAGCATTGACTAAGATGTCAATGCTGAATAAACCTCCCGCTGCAGCCGCTAAAGCATCTGATGTACCTGAGGCTCTTGCAAAAGTTGCCAAGCTGAACAAAGCACCGCCGGTCCCTAAGCGTAAGATTTCGATGCCCGAGGCCTTGAAGAAGGCACAGGAGCTGAGAAACAATAAAACAAATCTCCTTCTAGAGGCAAACCTCAAGAGAAAACACACCCCGCCGCTTGGCCAGTTGTCCGAAGCTGGGAGCGTTCCTACTCCTAAAGCATTCCCCGACCGCTCGGACTCCACGTTATCCGTGGTGCGGTTGCTCAAAGGGGAACAGAGCCAAGGGGACAAGTTACAACACGTAACCAAAGCCAGAGACCGTGGGCCAAGACGAAGGCTCCCTAGCGGAACCAGTAAGTAG
- a CDS encoding uncharacterized protein (Syntenic homolog of Saccharomyces cerevisiae YPR170W-B; 2-intron): protein MKPVVSKGKAWFCTVLSAFGVIILSVIGHLFNIKHEAFVGSINDPKDGPAVAHTVFLAAAVYLVFFVFCGSQIYMGRKSSSIELR from the exons ATGAAACCCGTCGTCTCG AAAGGAAAGGCTTGGTTCTGCACAGTTCTTTCAGCATTTGGTGTTATAATCCTTTCTGTGATTGGCCATTTGTTCAATATCAAGCACGAGGCCTTTGTAGGATCAATTAATGATCCGAAGGATGGTCCAGC CGTCGCTCATACTGTCTTCTTAGCCGCTGCCGTATATTTAGTCTTCTTCGTCTTCTGTGGCTCTCAAATATACATGGGCAGGAAAAGTTCCTCAATCGAACTCCGTTAG
- the JIP5 gene encoding Jip5p (Syntenic homolog of Saccharomyces cerevisiae YPR169W (JIP5)), producing the protein MGKKKNSKAYSEELTDTTRPLLEFRYGNPLFAIACHPEQSVIVSGLATGHMFCHKYNAAELKEAQLKRLRKHDAGSKDDRKKLWEVVEVPGVETSGVSLLWTTKRHKGSVRCICFDADGTHIYSVGTDNVLKKADTLTGKVVKKCVLDPGQNVKYTKLVKSATHPLVLLGDENGNVTVLNSESLEQTNLIKSIHNGDAINDIFHFAKKSVYRYISLGQTTLAHWDSRESNEGDFAIAADDKQAKRKVILSDDQEDEILCGTFVDPEDGEVLVCGMGEGVLTVWRPKKNGLADQLTRIKVKKNESIDCIVPTLEDDGCVWCGCSDGNIYKVHVNRGTIIEVRKHSKLDEVTFLDLDSEYRLLSGGLDKAKLWDSEKSEQLTPGSDADDRVSNSSPSAGKSSESDSNDSENDATSSGGSSDEDSSSDESEHSDASDVEEELVGLTREQIIAELDKDLVEESEDVEDVRSQRKRKHGADLPTNANGKKQKGKNIKPERSMKTHGIRRFEGL; encoded by the coding sequence ATGGGAAAGAAAAAGAACTCCAAGGCATATTCGGAAGAATTAACAGATACCACCAGGCCGCTACTAGAGTTTAGATATGGCAATCCTCTCTTTGCGATTGCATGCCACCCAGAACAGTCAGTTATCGTTAGCGGTTTAGCAACTGGCCACATGTTCTGTCATAAGTACAATGCAGCAGAGCTAAAAGAAGCACAATTAAAAAGACTACGGAAGCATGATGCCGGTTCTAAAGACGATAGGAAGAAGTTGTGGGAAGTTGTGGAAGTGCCGGGCGTGGAAACTAGTGGCGTTTCTTTACTCTGGACTACGAAGCGGCATAAGGGAAGTGTTCGATGCATTTGCTTTGATGCAGATGGAACACATATCTATTCTGTTGGTACAGATAATGTCTTGAAAAAGGCCGATACATTAACAGGGAAGGTCGTGAAGAAATGTGTGCTGGACCCTGGCCAGAACGTCAAATATACGAAACTAGTCAAGTCTGCAACACATCCTTTGGTTTTGTTGGGTGACGAGAATGGCAATGTTACTGTACTAAATAGTGAGTCTCTTGAGCAAACGAACCTAATCAAAAGCATTCACAATGGGGACGCCATAAATGACATTTTCCATTTCGCAAAGAAATCTGTCTATAGATATATTTCTCTCGGCCAGACAACTCTTGCTCATTGGGATTCTAGAGAATCAAATGAGGGTGATTTTGCAATTGCCGCCGATGATAAGCAAGCAAAACGGAAAGTTATTTTGAGCGATGATCAAGAGGATGAGATATTATGTGGCACGTTCGTTGATCCGGAGGACGGCGAAGTTCTGGTCTGTGGCATGGGCGAAGGCGTTCTCACCGTCTGGAGGCCTAAAAAGAACGGCCTGGCAGACCAGCTGACTCGTATAAAAGTAAAAAAGAATGAAAGTATAGACTGCATTGTTCCAACATTAGAGGACGATGGCTGTGTTTGGTGCGGATGTTCTGATGGCAATATATACAAGGTGCATGTGAACCGTGGTACAATTATTGAGGTTAGGAAACACAGTAAGTTGGATGAGGTTACCTTCCTGGATCTGGATTCTGAGTATAGACTCCTTTCTGGTGGCTTGGATAAGGCGAAGTTGTGGGATTCAGAGAAAAGTGAGCAGCTCACTCCGGGAAGTGATGCCGATGACCGTGTATCTAATTCATCACCAAGCGCAGGCAAGTCTTCTGAGAGCGATTCTAACGACTCTGAGAATGATGCTACTAGTTCGGGGGGCTCCTCCGATGAAGATAGCTCCTCCGATGAATCTGAGCATTCAGACGCATCGGACGTAGAGGAAGAGTTAGTGGGGCTAACTCGGGAACAGATCATTGCCGAACTGGACAAAGATTTGGTGGAGGAGTCTGAGGATGTGGAGGATGTACGCTCGCAACGTAAAAGAAAGCATGGTGCCGACCTGCCAACCAATGCGAATGGCAAGAAGCAGAAGGGTAAGAATATCAAGCCTGAGCGCTCCATGAAGACGCACGGCATCCGTAGATTTGAAGGTTTATAG
- the NUT2 gene encoding mediator complex subunit NUT2 (Syntenic homolog of Saccharomyces cerevisiae YPR168W (NUT2)), which produces MDQQDLNKLQTNLSDAEIRLASIIESFIELGVSVYDFPGTQESTQGMVTNLKRNVERIKLLNQHANDPDSQLRNMNIPLEVLQYIEDGRNPDVYTREFVEAIRRSNQYQRAKMHALKKLRDSLAEKIGEEFPDLVPQVQGIIERANGSRDK; this is translated from the coding sequence ATGGATCAGCAAGACCTAAACAAGCTCCAAACCAATCTATCTGATGCTGAGATACGACTGGCCTCCATTATTGAATCGTTCATAGAGCTTGGCGTTTCTGTGTATGATTTCCCTGGAACGCAGGAATCTACACAAGGCATGGTCACCAACCTGAAGAGGAACGTTGAGCGTATCAAACTGCTAAACCAACATGCAAATGATCCTGATTCGCAGCTGCGCAACATGAACATCCCACTAGAGGTCCTACAGTACATTGAAGACGGCCGGAACCCCGATGTGTACACAAGAGAGTTTGTTGAGGCAATTCGTCGCTCAAACCAGTACCAGAGAGCAAAGATGCACGCGCTGAAAAAATTGAGAGACTCACTAGCTGAGAAGATCGGAGAGGAGTTCCCAGACCTAGTACCTCAAGTTCAGGGTATCATCGAGAGGGCCAATGGGTCCCGTGATAAATGA
- the MET16 gene encoding phosphoadenylyl-sulfate reductase (thioredoxin) (Syntenic homolog of Saccharomyces cerevisiae YPR167C (MET16)), with protein sequence MLRNNKYELNDGLVVTDSQLDCWNMTAAKLTSPAEVLHWAVTTFPHLYQMTAFGLTGLATIDMLSKLPALEEQMVPLIFIDTLHLFPQTLSLLHQVEDRYYKPLSQSIHIFRPAGVSTEKEFAEKYGSCLWETDEDKYDFIAKVEPAHRAFRSLGVGAVLTGRRRSQGGSREQLNFVEVDEVNAVLKINPFVTWSFDQVWSYILDNRIPYNELLNYGYKSIGDYHSTLPVVDGAGERSGRWKGKAKTECGLHTASKYARYLLEQK encoded by the coding sequence ATGCTGCGTAATAACAAGTATGAACTCAACGATGGTCTAGTTGTGACAGACTCACAGCTAGACTGCTGGAACATGACTGCCGCAAAATTGACCTCTCCCGCTGAAGTCTTACATTGGGCTGTTACAACGTTTCCGCATCTCTATCAAATGACCGCATTTGGTTTAACCGGGCTGGCAACAATCGACATGTTGTCAAAACTACCAGCTCTAGAGGAGCAAATGGTTCCGTTAATATTTATCGATACACTCCATCTATTTCCGCAAACGTTGTCCTTGTTGCACCAAGTTGAGGACAGGTACTATAAGCCCCTTTCGCAGTCAATCCATATCTTCCGCCCCGCAGGTGTCAGCACCGAAAAGGAGTTCGCTGAAAAGTACGGCAGCTGCCTGTGGGAAACTGACGAGGACAAGTACGACTTCATAGCCAAGGTGGAGCCCGCTCACCGGGCTTTTCGTTCGTTGGGCGTAGGTGCCGTGCTCACCGGACGCAGGCGCTCGCAGGGTGGAAGCCGCGAACAGCTCAACTTCGTTGAAGTCGATGAGGTCAACGCTGTACTTAAAATCAATCCCTTTGTTACATGGAGTTTTGATCAAGTCTGGTCTTATATCTTGGATAACCGGATTCCTTATAACGAGCTGTTAAACTATGGCTACAAGTCAATTGGTGACTATCACTCCACGCTGCCCGTGGTCGATGGCGCCGGAGAAAGATCCGGACGATGGAAAGGCAAGGCAAAAACAGAATGTGGTTTACACACGGCCAGCAAATATGCCCGGTATCTTCTGGAACAGAAGTAA
- the PCH2 gene encoding Pch2p (Syntenic homolog of Saccharomyces cerevisiae YBR186W (PCH2); 1-intron), which produces MVRYTVDCCLKEDVLALIIPMLHEIGDEGNMDPTATFQEILVRTVTRRLQKLEEDELLDREHCAYDFLLNGQGAVSLASTPTKAQESFIRSLVKVVMHDFATGGNNQVIDYQGNLLISFCIEKLYIEKATGAPSFGVEADDLVWMVADALGKGQKLQTMIDHARGKEFDINFYATPERFSISFASAISDEFDKIDLKDDESGHERTLTPLDPSISWLPFSPETFQLVRVHFLPSREYEGAWEALYFDDDIKGQLFNYATIALKMSHFIPEETLSVNTGGNRLLLVHGPPGTGKTTICKALCHKLAIRLHSGLLPKNKSVPSVILVELACSKVFSRWFGESSKNIDTIFKDLEKLIKDGINDNQFVCLLIDEVETIAFSRSSLINKNETTDAIRVVNTLLTQLDNMKKYKNFLTLATSNLLDSMDPAFIDRADGIFNVPTPSTQGCQNILELNISKLLTAGVIHASKEHMLYSPVVQAALQPIVSRCADLRLSGRTMGKLPLKALSENFTNLPVDLKDFIVALASVI; this is translated from the exons ATGGTGCGGTACACTGTAGACTGTTGCTTGAAGGAGGATGtgcttgcgttgattatACCAATGTTACATGAAATTGGAGATGAGGGAAATATGGACCCGACCGCTACCTTCCAAGAAATTCTAGTGCGCACTGTCACTAGAAGACTTCAAAAGTTGGAAGAAGATGAACTGCTTGACCGGGAGCATTGTGCATATGATTTTCTTCTTAATGGACAGGGTGCAGTATCACTAGCGTCGACACCGACAAAAGCCCAAGAAAGCTTCATAAGGAGCTTAGTTAAGGTGGTGATGCATGACTTTGCAACGGGCGGCAACAACCAGGTAATAGACTACCAGGGAAACCTGCTGATTTCCTTCTGTATCGAGAAACTTTATATTGAGAAGGCCACGGGGGCACCTTCGTTTGGCGTGGAAGCGGACGACCTTGTTTGGATGGTTGCGGACGCACTTGGGAAGGGCCAAAAGCTGCAGACTATGATTGATCACGCCAGGGGAAAGGAGTTTGACATTAATTTCTATGCTACGCCCGAGCGCTTCAGTATATCATTCGCTTCTGCGATTAGCGACGAGTTCGACAAGATAGACCTTAAAGACGATGAAAGTGGACATGAAAGAACGTTGACTCCGCTAGATCCGAGCATATCGTGGCTGCCGTTTTCCCCCGAGACATTTCAGCTAGTCAGAGTCCACTTTTTGCCCTCTCGAGAGTACGAGGGGGCTTGGGAAGCGCTTTACTTTGACGATGACATCAAAGGCCAGCTGTTCAACTATGCAACTATCGCTCTTAAGATGTCGCACTTCATACCTGAGGAAACATTGAGCGTGAACACGGGAGGCAACAGACTACTGCTAGTCCATGGCCCTCCTGGCACTGGAAAAACGACCATATGCAAAGCACTTTGCCACAAACTTGCAATAAGATTGCATAGCGGACTGCTACCCAAAAATAAGAGTGTTCCTTCAGTTATTCTGGTGGAACTGGCCTGTTCAAAGGTTTTCTCCCGGTGGTTTGGCGAATCTTCCAAGAACATTGACACTATATTTAAAGACCTCGAGAAACTGATCAAAGACGGTATCAATGATAATCAGTTTGTTTGCTTACTCATTGATGAGGTGGAAACGATTGCGTTCTCTAGATCAAGCCTTATTAACAAGAATGAAACTACCGACGCGATTCGCGTTGTAAATACGTTGCTGACACAGTTGGATAACATGAAAAAATACAAGAACTTCCTTACCCTTGCAACGTCAAATCTACTGGATTCCATGGATCCTGCCTTCATAGATCGTGCAGATGGGATATTCAACGTTCCTACGCCGTCCACACAGGGTTGCCAGAATATCCTGGAATTGAATATCTCAAAACTGTTAACAGCCGGAGTCATACACGCCAGCAAGGAGCACATGCTCTACAGCCCCGTAGTTCAGGCTGCGCTCCAACCAATTGTCTCAAGATGTGCA GACTTACGTCTCAGCGGCAGAACCATGGGCAAACTCCCCCTGAAGGCACTATCTGAGAACTTCACGAACCTGCCAGTCGACCTGAAAGACTTTATCGTCGCGCTGGCTTCTGTTATATAA
- the GDT1 gene encoding putative ribosome biosynthesis protein GDT1 (Syntenic homolog of Saccharomyces cerevisiae YBR187W (GDT1)) has product MKTINRVLIAALFISVVSAAATREQEVDDLHSSSTLKDLLMAVSMVGVSEIGDKTFLIAALMAMRHPRLLVFSAASTSLALMTVLAGIIGGTFTSLVPQRYTQFAAGILFFIFGYKLALESLETPKDAGVEGELAEVEEEIAIHDMNTNLNETESGGVIKDKRTLVNNRYLNDMLLKVGDRLALYFSPVWIQTFVMVFLGEFGDRSQISTIAMASSSQYWIVILGATIGHLICTAVAVIGGKLLAKRISMRTVNLGGAISFIIFGIVYTYESFHNPN; this is encoded by the coding sequence ATGAAGACAATCAATAGAGTTCTAATAGCGGCGCTGTTTATTTCAGTGGTAAGCGCTGCTGCTACTAGGGAGCAAGAAGTCGATGATTTGCACTCTTCAAGCACACTGAAAGATCTACTGATGGCGGTTTCCATGGTAGGAGTTTCCGAGATTGGCGATAAGACATTTTTGATAGCTGCACTGATGGCCATGCGTCATCCACGTCTGTTGGTATTTTCGGCTGCCAGCACATCTCTTGCATTGATGACCGTACTAGCAGGCATAATAGGAGGTACATTCACCTCGCTTGTCCCGCAACGCTATACTCAGTTTGCTGCAGGTATTCTGTTCTTCATATTTGGTTACAAGCTGGCCCTGGAAAGCCTTGAGACTCCTAAGGATGCTGGCGTGGAGGGAGAACTAGCGGAGGTGGAAGAGGAGATTGCTATCCATGATATGAACACAAATCTCAACGAGACCGAATCCGGCGGGGTCATTAAGGATAAACGCACTCTAGTCAATAACCGCTACCTAAATGACATGCTGCTGAAGGTAGGCGACCGTTTAGCACTGTATTTCTCGCCTGTGTGGATACAGACTTTTGTTATGGTATTTCTAGGAGAGTTCGGTGATCGCTCTCAAATATCCACCATTGCGATGGCATCCAGTAGCCAATACTGGATTGTCATATTAGGTGCAACCATCGGTCATCTCATCTGCACCGCCGTAGCGGTAATTGGCGGCAAGTTACTGGCAAAACGCATAAGCATGCGGACAGTAAACTTGGGTGGTGCTATTTCCTTCATAATATTTGGAATAGTCTACACATATGAATCCTTCCACAATCCTAACTAA
- a CDS encoding AEL256C-Ap (Syntenic homolog of Saccharomyces cerevisiae YBR188C (NTC20)), whose product MSSLEAQLEDRRQRLILLKEKYGSTVEHPIDGTIKRRTPATGADNEIPGSLEDDTDAGDGARRTGGVKYENVTVRSLAHSFEREILAKHGEMNDYNPDEDPRSREKQLGNRVVRAHRRSIQQALDELQQSTDRTLKRIVRKRYFQDAGKDSHEGDSYNEGNDESSGYDRSS is encoded by the coding sequence ATGTCCTCTTTAGAGGCTCAACTGGAAGATAGAAGACAGCGGCTTATTCTTTTGAAAGAGAAGTATGGTTCAACGGTGGAGCACCCTATAGATGGTACTATCAAGCGAAGAACTCCAGCTACAGGAGCAGATAATGAAATACCAGGATCCCTAGAAGATGATACAGACGCAGGAGATGGTGCCCGTCGCACAGGAGGGGTAAAGTATGAGAATGTCACTGTACGGTCATTGGCACATTCGTTTGAACGAGAAATACTCGCGAAACATGGGGAGATGAATGATTATAATCCTGACGAGGATCCTCGCTCTCGTGAAAAGCAGTTAGGTAATAGGGTAGTACGTGCACACAGGCGGTCAATACAACAAGCATTGGATGAGCTTCAGCAAAGTACCGATCGCACACTCAAAAGGATCGTACGGAAGCGATATTTTCAGGACGCAGGAAAAGATAGCCATGAGGGTGATAGCTACAATGAGGGGAATGACGAATCCTCAGGATATGATAGAAGCAGTTAG